The proteins below are encoded in one region of Winogradskyella helgolandensis:
- a CDS encoding leucine-rich repeat domain-containing protein, giving the protein MKKSLLILTTLFISLIGYSQAVGDTFTEDFITYEVTSVMPNEVETTGYNSAGGTVVDIPATTTNNLTTYAVTAVGFNSFNGKGLTAVTFPNNIISIGQQSFANNSITSITFPNSVISIGSSAFYVNNLTHVTIPSGVTDIGFAAFRSNPLATVTSQATIPPTIYVPGINDSFYNRAAIDLTIPSGTSAAYASGGWTGFQSVTEATPLAIADTFIVGFITYEVTSVSPDTVEAIDYDFSGGTIVNIPATVPFSVTTYDVTSIGNMAFMGSIVNGDQLTSVTIPNSILSLGENSFNGNSLTDIIIPDSVTSIGGQAFAYNDLVNANIGNNVVDIASSAFRNNQLTSIIIPDSVTSIGANAFGNNPLNAIIALATTPTTVITGTNDSFANDRSNINLILTGNSTNEYVTDSGALWTGFKMVFEATSATTAKVTDYEAANGTSVTIPASITVPNVTVFDVTEIGSSAFYDKGLTDVIIPEGVTTIGTSAFEINNLTSVSIPDSVTAIGLTAFSTNSITNLSLGINVESIGIGAFVDNNLTDITIPSNITSIGLLAFGNNPLLANVTSLAMIPPTITTGANDTFIFDRSNTALHIPAGTLAAYVTDIGALWTGFNPVTEDAVLSISEAELTNDVKVVTTTDAIKIIASNNIKLENYALYTITGHKVATGIESEIPINYLASGIYVLKLDFKNGTVVKKVAVN; this is encoded by the coding sequence ATGAAAAAATCACTACTTATTTTAACGACCCTATTTATCTCTTTGATAGGGTATTCGCAAGCTGTGGGAGATACTTTTACGGAAGACTTTATAACCTACGAAGTAACCTCTGTTATGCCTAACGAAGTTGAAACTACAGGTTATAATTCCGCTGGTGGCACAGTAGTAGATATTCCTGCTACAACAACAAATAACCTAACTACTTATGCTGTTACTGCTGTTGGATTTAATTCTTTTAATGGCAAGGGATTAACTGCTGTCACATTTCCCAATAATATTATTAGTATAGGGCAACAATCTTTTGCAAATAACAGTATAACTAGTATCACATTTCCAAATAGTGTTATTAGCATTGGTTCAAGTGCTTTTTATGTTAATAATTTAACTCATGTTACTATTCCAAGTGGCGTAACAGATATTGGTTTTGCTGCGTTTAGAAGTAATCCTTTAGCAACAGTAACTTCACAAGCTACAATACCTCCTACTATATATGTTCCAGGTATCAATGATTCTTTTTATAATCGCGCTGCTATTGATTTAACGATACCAAGCGGTACTTCTGCTGCATATGCATCTGGAGGTTGGACAGGCTTTCAATCAGTAACGGAAGCAACACCATTAGCAATTGCCGATACTTTTATTGTAGGTTTTATAACTTATGAAGTTACTTCTGTATCTCCTGACACAGTTGAGGCTATTGATTATGATTTTTCTGGTGGCACAATAGTTAATATACCTGCTACAGTTCCTTTTAGTGTTACAACTTATGATGTTACTAGTATTGGTAATATGGCTTTTATGGGTAGTATCGTAAATGGTGATCAATTAACAAGTGTTACTATTCCTAATAGTATTTTGAGTCTTGGTGAAAATTCTTTTAACGGAAATAGCTTAACAGATATAATAATTCCTGATAGTGTTACGAGTATTGGTGGTCAAGCATTTGCGTATAATGACTTAGTAAATGCTAATATAGGAAACAATGTAGTGGATATAGCAAGTAGTGCTTTTAGAAATAACCAATTAACGAGTATTATTATTCCCGATAGTGTTACTAGTATTGGTGCAAATGCTTTTGGTAATAATCCATTAAATGCCATTATTGCTTTAGCGACAACACCAACAACTGTTATTACAGGAACTAATGATAGTTTTGCTAATGACCGTAGTAATATTAATTTAATTCTAACAGGTAATTCAACCAATGAATATGTTACTGATAGTGGTGCATTATGGACAGGTTTTAAAATGGTATTTGAAGCTACTTCTGCAACAACTGCTAAAGTTACAGATTATGAAGCTGCAAATGGCACATCCGTTACTATACCTGCTTCTATTACTGTTCCTAATGTAACTGTATTTGATGTTACAGAAATCGGAAGTTCCGCTTTTTATGATAAAGGATTAACTGATGTCATTATTCCTGAGGGTGTCACTACTATTGGAACTTCAGCTTTTGAAATAAATAATTTAACAAGTGTGTCTATTCCAGATAGCGTAACTGCTATTGGTTTAACCGCTTTTTCTACTAATTCTATTACGAATCTTTCATTAGGTATTAATGTAGAATCAATAGGAATTGGAGCATTTGTAGACAATAATCTTACAGATATAACTATACCAAGTAATATTACTTCAATCGGTTTACTTGCTTTTGGTAATAATCCATTATTAGCTAATGTTACGTCTTTAGCTATGATACCACCTACAATAACCACTGGAGCAAACGATACGTTTATTTTTGATCGTAGTAATACAGCTTTGCATATACCGGCAGGAACATTAGCTGCTTATGTAACAGATATTGGAGCTTTATGGACAGGTTTTAATCCAGTAACAGAAGATGCTGTTTTGAGTATTTCAGAGGCTGAGTTAACCAACGACGTAAAAGTAGTAACAACGACAGATGCCATAAAAATAATAGCATCTAACAACATTAAATTAGAAAACTATGCCCTTTATACTATTACAGGACATAAAGTTGCTACAGGTATAGAAAGCGAAATACCTATAAATTATTTAGCAAGCGGTATCTATGTTTTAAAACTAGATTTTAAAAACGGAACAGTAGTTAAAAAAGTAGCTGTGAATTAG
- a CDS encoding LytR/AlgR family response regulator transcription factor → MRSLIVEDKAYIRKGLRNLLQLIDGDIEVIGECESVKDAIVVTTTCKPELIFLDINLTDGNAFDFLEQTEHLPFKVIFITAYEEYALKALKIGAVDYLLKPVDIDDLKSALQKVSTVPLKVQKQNIETVKQIWNNEDHKLILSLQDSFQVIDLNELLFCETDKGYTTFYCNDGKKHMVSKTLKEFENQLSKANFIRPHQSFMVNLKFIDRYDKSGTIHLKNGKKIPVSTRKKESFLNTFLSWTKI, encoded by the coding sequence ATGAGATCACTAATCGTAGAAGACAAAGCATATATTAGAAAAGGATTACGCAACTTATTACAATTAATTGATGGTGATATAGAAGTCATCGGAGAATGCGAATCTGTAAAAGATGCTATTGTGGTTACGACAACTTGTAAACCCGAATTAATTTTTCTTGATATTAATTTAACGGATGGTAACGCTTTCGATTTTTTAGAGCAAACTGAACATCTACCTTTCAAAGTTATATTTATTACTGCTTATGAGGAATATGCTTTAAAAGCCTTGAAAATAGGTGCTGTAGACTATTTATTAAAACCTGTTGATATAGATGATCTTAAATCCGCACTACAAAAAGTTTCTACAGTGCCTCTTAAAGTCCAAAAGCAAAACATAGAGACTGTAAAACAGATCTGGAATAATGAGGATCACAAACTCATATTATCACTTCAAGATAGTTTTCAAGTTATAGATTTAAACGAACTACTATTCTGTGAAACAGACAAAGGTTATACGACGTTTTATTGTAACGATGGTAAAAAACATATGGTTTCAAAAACATTAAAAGAATTTGAAAACCAACTTTCTAAAGCTAATTTTATTCGTCCACATCAATCGTTTATGGTCAACCTAAAGTTTATTGATCGCTATGATAAATCTGGTACTATTCACCTTAAGAATGGAAAAAAAATACCAGTATCTACTCGAAAAAAGGAATCCTTCCTTAATACCTTTTTAAGCTGGACCAAAATATAA